One region of Alosa sapidissima isolate fAloSap1 chromosome 1, fAloSap1.pri, whole genome shotgun sequence genomic DNA includes:
- the penka gene encoding proenkephalin a: MAVTVNLFRILAVCSCLALAVGICRKDCALCMYRREGTTKASSLSCTLECQGGVDNQNLDMCRNVLTEEERTAALRLQGSEGEAEHQHQLTKKYGGFMKRYGGLVMKKTGDDTGAHFDGEATELMSKRYGGFMKKDATAHQEGGEVRQLQALREILNLGVRDAQYSEEGSKHFDDFMRNPQESNKDLVRDLQKRYGGFMRRVGRPEWLVDNKVHGGFAKRFLEETAETSVPYIEKRYGGFMD, translated from the exons ATGGCAGTGACTGTGAACTTGTTCCGAATATTGGCTGTTTGTTCATGCCTCGCGCTGGCTGTTGGCATATGCAGGAAAGACTGCGCTCTCTGCATGTATCGCCGCGAAGGAACCACCAAAGCAAGTAGTTTG AGCTGCACACTAGAATGTCAAGGAGGGGTAGACAACCAGAACCTGGACATGTGTAGAAATGTCCTGACGGAGGAAGAACGCACAGCTGCCCTCCGCCTACAGGGGAGTGAGGGTGAAGCAGAGCACCAACACCAGCTCACTAAGAAGTACGGTGGCTTTATGAAACGCTATGGTGGCCTCGTCATGAAAAAGACAGGGGATGACACCGGAGCTCATTTTGATGGAGAGGCCACAGAGCTGATGAGCAAACGTTACGGCGGCTTCATGAAGAAGGACGCAACAGCCCatcaggagggaggagaggtcaGGCAGCTTCAGGCTTTGAGGGAGATCCTGAATTTGGGTGTCAGGGATGCCCAGTATAGTGAGGAAGGTTCTAAGCACTTTGATGATTTTATGAGAAACCCACAGGAGAGCAATAAAGATTTGGTACGGGATCTGCAAAAGCGCTATGGGGGTTTTATGCGTAGAGTGGGCCGACCAGAGTGGCTAGTTGATAATAAGGTGCATGGTGGATTTGCAAAACGTTTTTTGGAGGAGACTGCAGAAACCAGCGTTCCTTATATAGAGAAGAGGTATGGTGGCTTCATGGATTAG